A window of the Deinococcus gobiensis I-0 genome harbors these coding sequences:
- a CDS encoding insulinase family protein, whose protein sequence is MTATPTAHRLPSVGDTLGRYTVERTEALPEMSGTLVLLRHENGARHAHVAREDDNLAFGVTFPTVPKDSTGVAHILEHNVLMGSRKYPVPDPFFSMLPRSLNTFMNAMTASDWTTYPFSTRNVQDYDNLLSVYLDATFFPLLRYESFLQDGHRFEFETPDDPTTTLKLQGVVYNEMKGAMASAGSVMWRSLGQALYPDLTYANNSGGSPEHIPELTYEGLRAFHAAHYHPSNAYFYSYGNQSLEHVLERVEDQVMSQFPAQTLDVSIPDQPDFGAPRRMDVVYPGTDTERGAQALVAWKLGRSSDPDLNLRWSVLSDVLLGNAGAPLTRPLIDSGLGSALADFSGYRDSFREGAFAVGLKGLSAGKADEVEALVLATLRQIADAGLDPALIESSLHQFEIAQKEVSNSGYPYGLQVMFRLLGPWLYGGDPVTGLRLDTELDHLRADLAGGARVFETMIGEGLLDNPHRVTLNVTPDPELAARTEQSERELVGRLSADFTDEDRARIVRESLQLQSLQGQESDPNVLPTLTLADVPAGVARPEYATEQAGRALVGRVPQPTGGLDYLDVQVRLPELGELLDVLPLYAYAVTRSGAAGQDYVALARRAEAVTGGVSASAAVGTAPDDLGRVRLALSFSGKALARNGGDLVSLLRDVIAQPEFTRERLRQLLEQRLAGLKASVVGSGNAYADRLASAQVSLSAATDERLGGLSLLANLKAIVEGGEGQPEALDDRLDALLARFAELHALILRGQPLLCLTALPGDLDLDLTSITGLFTGDTAVGVPTPPRPARTPQARLTDSPVAFNALAYPTVPYTHTDSPALLVLSRLLRGEYLLPEIREKGGAYGAAAGFDTRAGVFSFSSYRDPHVRRTYEVFQNVQAFLAGDLGERELTEAILSASKLLDPLTSPDTVGRLRFFGDQGGYTPEVQEAYKARLLAVTLDDLRRVAATYLTPERAAYALVAGKDPNADVQELGLEFEVTKI, encoded by the coding sequence ATGACCGCCACACCCACCGCCCACCGCCTGCCCAGCGTGGGGGACACGCTGGGGCGCTACACCGTCGAGCGGACCGAAGCCCTGCCCGAGATGAGCGGCACGCTGGTCCTGCTGCGTCACGAGAACGGCGCCCGGCACGCCCACGTCGCCCGCGAGGACGACAACCTCGCCTTCGGGGTCACCTTCCCGACCGTCCCCAAGGACAGCACGGGCGTGGCGCACATCCTGGAGCACAACGTCCTGATGGGCAGCCGCAAGTACCCGGTGCCCGATCCCTTCTTCTCGATGCTGCCGCGCTCGCTGAACACCTTCATGAACGCCATGACGGCCAGCGACTGGACCACCTATCCCTTCAGCACGCGCAACGTGCAGGACTACGACAACCTGCTGTCGGTGTACCTCGACGCGACCTTCTTCCCGCTGCTGCGCTACGAGAGCTTCTTGCAGGACGGCCACCGCTTCGAGTTCGAGACGCCCGACGACCCGACCACCACCCTCAAGCTCCAGGGCGTCGTGTACAACGAGATGAAGGGCGCGATGGCCTCGGCGGGGTCGGTGATGTGGCGCTCGCTGGGGCAGGCGCTGTACCCGGACCTGACCTACGCCAACAACAGCGGCGGCTCGCCCGAGCACATCCCCGAGCTGACCTACGAGGGCCTGCGGGCCTTCCATGCCGCGCACTACCACCCCAGCAACGCGTACTTCTACAGCTACGGCAACCAGAGCCTGGAGCATGTGCTGGAGCGTGTCGAGGATCAGGTGATGTCGCAGTTCCCGGCCCAGACGCTGGACGTGAGCATCCCCGACCAGCCGGACTTCGGTGCCCCGCGCCGCATGGACGTGGTGTACCCCGGCACCGACACCGAGCGCGGCGCGCAGGCCCTCGTCGCCTGGAAGCTGGGGCGCAGCAGCGACCCCGACCTCAACCTGCGCTGGAGCGTGCTGAGCGACGTGCTGCTGGGCAACGCGGGCGCGCCGCTGACCCGGCCCCTGATCGACTCGGGCCTGGGTTCGGCGCTGGCCGACTTCTCGGGCTACCGCGACTCCTTCCGCGAGGGGGCCTTCGCGGTGGGCCTCAAAGGCCTGAGTGCGGGTAAGGCCGACGAGGTCGAGGCGCTGGTGCTCGCCACCCTGCGCCAGATCGCGGACGCGGGCCTGGACCCGGCCCTGATCGAGAGCAGCCTGCACCAGTTCGAGATCGCGCAGAAGGAGGTCAGCAACAGCGGCTACCCCTACGGCCTCCAGGTCATGTTCCGGCTGCTGGGGCCGTGGCTCTACGGCGGCGATCCAGTGACCGGCCTGCGTCTGGACACCGAACTGGACCACCTGCGCGCCGATCTGGCGGGCGGCGCGCGCGTCTTCGAGACGATGATCGGGGAAGGGCTGCTGGACAACCCCCACCGCGTGACCCTGAACGTGACCCCCGACCCCGAGCTGGCCGCCCGCACCGAGCAGAGCGAGCGTGAGCTGGTCGGGCGCCTGAGCGCCGACTTCACCGACGAGGACCGCGCCCGCATCGTGCGCGAGAGCCTGCAACTCCAGTCGCTCCAGGGGCAGGAGAGCGACCCCAACGTGCTGCCCACGCTGACGCTGGCCGACGTGCCCGCCGGGGTGGCGCGGCCCGAGTACGCCACCGAGCAGGCCGGGCGCGCGCTGGTGGGCCGGGTGCCGCAGCCGACCGGCGGGCTGGACTACCTCGACGTGCAGGTGCGCCTGCCCGAGCTGGGAGAGCTGCTCGACGTGCTGCCGCTGTACGCCTACGCGGTCACGCGCAGCGGCGCGGCCGGGCAGGACTACGTGGCCCTGGCCCGCCGCGCCGAGGCGGTCACCGGCGGCGTCAGCGCGAGCGCGGCGGTGGGCACGGCCCCGGACGATCTGGGCCGGGTGCGCCTCGCCCTGTCCTTCAGCGGCAAGGCGCTGGCCCGCAACGGCGGCGACCTCGTCTCGCTGCTGCGCGACGTGATCGCCCAGCCCGAGTTCACGCGCGAGCGGCTGCGCCAGCTGCTCGAACAGCGCCTCGCGGGCCTCAAGGCCAGCGTGGTGGGGTCGGGCAACGCCTACGCCGACCGTCTCGCCTCGGCGCAGGTCAGCCTCTCGGCCGCGACCGACGAGCGCCTGGGCGGCCTGAGCCTGCTGGCGAACCTGAAGGCCATCGTCGAGGGCGGCGAGGGCCAGCCCGAAGCGCTCGACGACCGCCTGGACGCCCTGCTGGCGCGCTTCGCCGAACTGCACGCCCTGATCCTGCGCGGCCAGCCGCTGCTGTGCCTGACCGCGCTGCCCGGCGACCTGGACCTGGACCTCACGTCCATCACCGGGCTGTTCACGGGGGACACGGCGGTCGGCGTGCCCACGCCCCCCCGGCCCGCGCGCACGCCGCAGGCCCGCCTGACCGACTCGCCGGTCGCTTTCAACGCGCTAGCCTACCCCACCGTGCCCTACACCCATACGGACAGCCCCGCGCTGCTGGTGCTCTCGCGCCTGCTGCGCGGCGAGTACCTGCTGCCCGAGATCCGCGAGAAGGGCGGGGCCTACGGCGCGGCGGCGGGCTTCGACACCCGCGCGGGCGTGTTCAGCTTCTCGAGCTACCGCGACCCGCACGTGCGGCGCACCTACGAGGTCTTCCAGAACGTGCAGGCCTTCCTGGCGGGCGACCTGGGCGAGCGCGAGCTGACCGAGGCCATCCTGTCGGCCAGCAAGCTCCTGGATCCCCTGACCAGCCCCGACACGGTGGGCCGCCTGCGCTTTTTCGGCGACCAGGGCGGCTACACCCCCGAGGTGCAGGAGGCCTACAAGGCCCGGCTGCTGGCCGTGACCCTGGACGACCTGCGCCGAGTGGCCGCCACCTACCTGACCCCCGAGCGCGCCGCCTACGCCCTGGTGGCGGGCAAGGACCCCAACGCCGACGTGCAGGAGCTGGGCCTGGAGTTCGAAGTCACGAAGATCTGA
- a CDS encoding cation acetate symporter: protein MTLLLAALIVALTLGITFWASRRNTSASDFYVAGGKISATQNGIAIAGDYMSAASFLGITGLIALNGYDGFMYSVGWFIAYLTVLFIVAEPLRNLGKYTLADMLVYRLRDPRVRMYAAVSTIVVSTFYMIAQVVGAGSLISLLSGGVLRPELAIPLVGILMIVYVVVGGMLATTWVQIVKAVLLMFATIVMTFLILSRFGFSFSNLLGQVEARSGAEFLGAGVKYKNPIDLISLCMALVLGTAGLPHILVRFYTVPTAQDARKSVVWAMVLIGAFYVMTAFMGNAANVLLGRDAIVAANAAGNMAAPLLAQALFGGAGTVGGEFGLAFVTAVAFATILAVVAGLTISASTSFTHDIYNGVLRGGQVGEAEQFKVARLATVAVGLVAIGLGLLAKNQNVAFLVALAFAIAASANLPVILFTLFWKKFNATGAIWGIVGGILTCLALIAVSPNIRGIDPPEKTTGRHVVQAAPIFPLENPGIVSIPAGFLFAVLGTMVGAARRNEGEDERRFEEMQFRAYTGSGVDGTVAAHD, encoded by the coding sequence GTGACCCTGCTGCTGGCGGCCCTCATCGTGGCCCTGACGCTGGGCATCACCTTCTGGGCCTCGCGGCGCAACACGAGCGCCAGCGACTTCTATGTGGCCGGGGGCAAGATCAGCGCGACGCAGAACGGCATCGCCATCGCCGGGGACTACATGTCGGCGGCGTCCTTCCTGGGCATCACCGGATTGATCGCCCTGAACGGCTACGACGGCTTCATGTACTCGGTGGGCTGGTTCATCGCCTACCTGACGGTGCTGTTCATCGTGGCCGAGCCGCTGCGCAACCTGGGCAAGTACACCCTGGCCGACATGCTCGTCTACCGCCTGCGCGACCCGCGCGTGCGGATGTACGCGGCCGTCAGCACCATCGTCGTGAGCACCTTCTACATGATCGCGCAGGTGGTCGGCGCCGGCAGCCTGATCTCGCTGCTCTCGGGCGGCGTGCTGCGCCCCGAACTGGCGATTCCGCTCGTGGGCATCCTGATGATCGTCTACGTGGTCGTGGGCGGCATGCTCGCCACGACCTGGGTACAGATCGTCAAGGCCGTGCTCCTGATGTTCGCCACCATCGTCATGACCTTCCTGATCCTGAGCCGCTTCGGCTTTTCGTTCAGCAACCTGCTGGGGCAGGTCGAGGCCCGGAGCGGCGCGGAGTTCCTGGGCGCGGGCGTGAAGTACAAGAACCCCATCGACCTGATCTCGCTGTGCATGGCCCTCGTGCTGGGCACCGCCGGGCTGCCGCACATCCTGGTGCGCTTCTACACCGTGCCCACCGCCCAGGACGCCCGCAAGAGCGTGGTGTGGGCGATGGTCCTCATCGGGGCCTTCTATGTCATGACCGCCTTCATGGGCAACGCGGCGAACGTGCTGCTGGGCCGCGACGCCATCGTCGCCGCCAACGCGGCGGGCAACATGGCGGCCCCGCTGCTGGCGCAGGCGCTCTTCGGCGGCGCGGGCACGGTGGGCGGCGAGTTCGGGCTGGCCTTCGTGACGGCGGTGGCCTTCGCCACGATCCTGGCAGTCGTCGCGGGCCTGACCATCAGCGCGAGCACCAGCTTCACGCACGACATCTACAACGGTGTGCTGCGCGGCGGGCAGGTCGGCGAGGCCGAGCAGTTCAAGGTGGCGCGGCTCGCCACGGTCGCGGTCGGGCTGGTCGCCATCGGGCTGGGCCTGCTCGCCAAGAACCAGAACGTGGCCTTCCTGGTCGCGCTGGCCTTCGCCATCGCCGCCTCGGCCAACCTGCCGGTGATCCTGTTCACGCTGTTCTGGAAGAAGTTCAACGCGACCGGGGCCATCTGGGGCATCGTGGGCGGCATCCTGACCTGCCTGGCCCTCATCGCGGTGAGCCCCAACATCCGGGGTATCGACCCGCCCGAAAAGACCACCGGCCGCCACGTCGTGCAGGCCGCGCCCATCTTCCCGCTGGAAAACCCCGGCATCGTCAGCATCCCCGCCGGCTTCCTGTTCGCGGTGCTGGGCACGATGGTCGGGGCCGCGCGCCGCAACGAGGGCGAGGACGAGCGCCGCTTCGAGGAGATGCAGTTCCGGGCCTACACCGGCTCGGGCGTGGACGGCACCGTCGCCGCGCACGACTGA
- a CDS encoding DUF485 domain-containing protein — protein sequence MTVTHPSAAPPSSRNAAFAQLVAERNRFTVTMTLLFLVLYFLLPLLAGYNKPLMATKVFGNVTFGYVLAFAEFAMGWVLAAVYVVKARTFDRLAREARGLGGAA from the coding sequence ATGACCGTGACCCATCCGTCCGCCGCGCCGCCGTCTTCCCGGAATGCGGCCTTCGCGCAACTCGTCGCGGAGCGCAACCGCTTCACGGTGACGATGACCCTTCTCTTTCTGGTGCTGTATTTCCTGCTGCCGCTGCTGGCCGGCTACAACAAGCCGCTGATGGCGACCAAGGTCTTCGGCAACGTGACTTTCGGCTATGTGCTGGCCTTCGCCGAGTTCGCGATGGGCTGGGTGCTGGCGGCCGTGTACGTGGTCAAGGCCCGCACCTTCGACCGCCTGGCGCGTGAGGCGCGGGGCCTGGGGGGCGCGGCGTGA
- the moaA gene encoding GTP 3',8-cyclase MoaA, with protein MLTDQLGRPLRDLRISVTDRCNLRCTYCMPAEVFGADYAFLPRAELLSFEEIERLARAFVELGVRKLRLTGGEPTLRRDLPDLVARLARIGGVQDIAMTTNGLLLPRFAADLKAAGLDRVTVSIDSLDPEVFGRMNGLGQHPQKVVDGIEAALAAGLGVKINTVVQRGVNDDGLRELWLALRDLAPLRFIEFMDVGNHNGWNMDSVVPSGEVLARLGGEAGAAAFAPRAASYRGEVAARHVDAAGHEVGLISSVTAPFCGDCSRARLSAVGVLYTCLFAGSGTDLRAPLRAGASDAELREQVAGVWAARRDRYSEERGEITRAGTRAKVEMSHIGG; from the coding sequence GTGTTGACGGATCAGTTGGGGCGGCCCCTGCGGGATTTGCGGATCAGCGTGACCGACCGCTGCAACCTGCGCTGCACCTACTGCATGCCGGCCGAGGTATTCGGGGCCGACTACGCCTTCTTGCCCCGCGCCGAACTGCTGAGCTTCGAGGAGATCGAGCGTCTGGCGCGCGCCTTCGTGGAGCTGGGCGTGCGCAAGCTGCGCCTGACCGGCGGCGAGCCGACCCTGCGGCGCGACCTGCCCGACCTCGTGGCGCGCCTGGCCCGCATTGGGGGCGTGCAGGACATCGCCATGACCACCAACGGCCTCCTGCTGCCGCGCTTCGCCGCCGACCTGAAGGCGGCGGGCCTGGACCGCGTGACGGTCAGCATCGACAGCCTCGACCCGGAGGTCTTCGGGCGCATGAACGGGCTGGGTCAGCACCCGCAGAAGGTGGTAGACGGCATCGAGGCGGCGCTCGCGGCGGGGCTGGGGGTCAAGATCAATACGGTGGTGCAGCGCGGCGTGAACGACGACGGCCTGCGCGAGCTGTGGCTGGCGCTGCGGGACCTCGCGCCGCTGCGGTTCATCGAGTTCATGGACGTGGGCAACCACAACGGCTGGAACATGGACAGCGTGGTGCCCTCGGGCGAGGTGCTCGCGCGCCTGGGCGGCGAGGCGGGGGCGGCGGCCTTCGCGCCGCGCGCGGCCAGCTACCGGGGCGAGGTCGCGGCCCGCCATGTCGACGCGGCCGGGCACGAGGTCGGCCTGATCTCGTCGGTCACGGCGCCCTTCTGCGGCGACTGCTCGCGGGCCCGGCTCTCGGCGGTGGGCGTGCTCTACACCTGTCTGTTCGCGGGAAGCGGCACCGACCTGCGCGCCCCGCTGCGCGCCGGAGCCTCCGACGCCGAACTGCGCGAACAGGTGGCCGGGGTGTGGGCCGCGCGGCGCGACCGCTACAGCGAGGAGCGCGGCGAGATCACCCGGGCGGGCACGCGGGCCAAGGTCGAGATGTCGCATATCGGCGGCTAG